In Globicephala melas chromosome 20, mGloMel1.2, whole genome shotgun sequence, the genomic window CCAGAGCTGGTTTCTCTCCCCTCCAGGGAGTGGGAGCGTTGAGGTGAAAGATGTTACCGCAGCCTGAAAACCCAGAAACCGTCGGCAGGACGGACGGGGACACCGGGCCGGCACGAGGAGGAGCCGTCCTCAGCAGTGGGCTCAGGGCGGGAGGACCCTGGGGGCCCACGTCCCAGTTTACGCTGCTGTCCTGGGGTAACCGCTGGAGGAGGTGCCTTGCCCTCCCCAAAGTCCCGAATTAGGGTACAGTGGGAGGTCTCCCTTGGGCCTTCCTGCATGAGGCTCCGTGCTGATCTCTCAGTGTCTCAGCCCCTCTTGCCTGGGCGTGGGGTCTCCACGTGCCTGGCTCACCCCGCGCCCACCCCTGGCCAGCACTGGAGCAGCCCCCAGGGAGGGTAGGAGGTGGTGACCCCGGTGAAGGGCTGGCCGTCTGGGGCTTACCCTGGGGTTAAAAGCCAAACTCCTTCCGGAGCCTCGCAGCAACTTTTCCTGAGGCTGCCCCTTAAGGGACTCCCAGGACCCCAGCCGAGCCCCTGTATGTGCCCCTGTATGCAAGGAtgggcaggacaggccaagggAGGCGTCTTTATTCAGGGCTGGTTGAAGCCTGCAAGGCCACGCTGACGTCCCACCATCCCCTGGACGTGGTAGGACAGCCACGGAGCAGAGCGGGCATGGGACCCTCCGGGGGATTTCAGTCTAGCATTGGGTATTGTTTAGGTGATAGGGCAGGCGCAGCGGGGTTGTGCATCAGGGTCCCCCTCTCTGTGAGGGAGCCCTGCCCCTTCCAGGCCCTTCTGTCCAGAGGGTGTTCCCGCCCCCAGGCTTCCTGTCCGCATAAGGGCTTCGGGTGTGAGCCACTCCCCCTTGGTGGGCGGCATCTGAAGGGACCTCCCCACACAGCACAGCcttgcccacggtggcctccacAGGCCCCCAGTAGCACCCCAAATCTGCAGACTTGCTCCCCTACTTCCTGGAGGAGCTACGGTGCAGGGGGTGTTCTGCAGGAGCAGGGGCTGCAGGCTCTGATGCGCACGCGTCTCAGAACCCGGAGGAGAGCACTTGGAGCTGCTCgggctgctggggtggggggccgcGGCAGTGGAGGCAGGGCTGCCCTGGAGGCCTCTCTCCTCCTGCACAGACTTTCTCAGGCACACCCACCCCGAGGTGTGGCGGCCCTGCAGCTGCTCAGGAGGACCAGGGCCGGCTCCTTTAGGGCTGGGGTAGTGGACTGGCCCATTTTGGCTGCCCTCCCAGGGCGAGGAGAGGGGGTTCAGTGTTGAAGGCGGGGTGATCTGCAGGCATTGGAGGGGGGAGCAGGGTCCCAGTCCTGGTGAGGGCGCTGGGCAGGCCCTGCCTGGGGTAGTGTGCTCACTCACGCTGACTGAGCTGAGCTGTGCACTGGTGAGAGCGCTGGGGACGGCCCTCGCCCTCCAGCTGAGCgcgctggaggggaggggaggggaggtgacagGAACAGCCTGCACTGCGCCCACCGGCTCCGCACCGCCCACCCACGCTGAGTCAGAGCTGGTGGAGGAGCCGGGCGAGTTAGGCGGGGGAGGCCGCCCCCTCGTGGCCTGGACCTGCCCGCGCCGCCGGGGATGGGGCTTGATTGGGCAGAGGCTGCTCCCTGGCCGGCCAAAGGACAGCGACACCAGCTTGGGGCGGGGAGTCTGTGCCCCGTGTGGAGCGTGGAGGGGTGAGAGGGGAGACAGGAAGGGGCTGGCAGGGCTCCCACACCCGGGAAGCTGGGCCCTGCAGACCCACACCCAGACGTGGAGAGGGGCCTGCAGGCCCCCCTGGGACAGCTGCCCCTAGTCTTGCTGGTACTTTATTACTGAAACTTTCCAACCTGCAGAGAACGTTCTGGGGTGCCCCAGTATCAAGCGGGGTCTCCTGTGTCTGCGTTCTCTGCCCACCCCATGGGATCTGGGTGTGAATTAGTCATTCTCCAGCACAGTGCCAGCTGAGCTTTCCTGGTCTACCGAGCATTAGGGTGGCTTTTATTAGGTTTGGAGTCCGGGTCCGAGGGAGGTGACCACCGCCACCAGCCTCACCAAGCAACCTGCCAGCATGGTCCCCACATGGACGGCTGCTGGGGCACCAGGGGGCAGTGGCACAGCAGGGCAGCCCCATGGCCAGGGTGAGTCACACGGCCAAGCCCCACACCAGTGCGCCGGCCGGGAGGTGTGCTCCCCCTCCGTGGGGCCACCCAGAACTGGAGGTGAGCGCGCGCTGTCCCATCGCTGGCTCATCTGCCTCTTCtatcccctctcccacccccagtaCATCGACGCCATCGGCAACAAGCAGGGGGAGCTGGAGAGCTACGTGTCCGACGGCTACAAGACTGCTCTCACTGAGGAGAGGAGGAGGttctgcttcctggtggagaaGCAGTGTGCCGTGGCCAAGAACTCCGCCGCCTACCACTCCAAGGTGGGTGCTCACTCTGCGCGGGGCCGAGCCCTTGTTGGCGAAACGACTGCTTCCCCCGGGAGCACCGGGACGCGTCCAGCCTGGAGCTGTCGTGAAGGAACATTGTGCTGAACATCCCATGTGTTTTGGATTTCCCCAGGGCGGGAGTTCTGGAAGGAGAGTTACCAGGTTAAAGCTGCAGATGCTTTAAGACTCCCGTTAGAAGTTGCGGGCTGTGTTTTTGAGAGCACTTACACTAACAGCCCACTAAGAGGGTCTCCTCCAGGGATCGAGCTCCTTGGGAGGGGCTGCAGTGCCAGGGAACCCCTACAGAGGCCAGCTTAGGCCCCCGGGGCCAGCGAGACCCAGAGGACACACCTCCCCTGCAGGGACAGGTAGCTTCACTGAGGCTTCTGTTCCTGTAGTCCACAGGTAGGAGCTGGGGTGGGGTCAGAGCTGTCTGCGGGAACATTCCAGAACGTTCTGAGAGTTAGGTGTGGTTAGGCAGCTCAGCCAACCAGGGAGGCCCTCGTTTGTGTCCTTTTTCCATAAAGGGCTTCTGCGGGTCAGCACCTCATACACATGCTTGATCTGACTCAGCTTCTGGTCCCCAGGCGGGAGCTGCCAAGGAGACAGATGCCCTCCCTCCGCGGAGAGGCTCCTGCTTGCCTGGGCCTGCCCAAGGGCCTGCCGCCACCACAGGTGCAAAGCAAGGACGGTGACAGGACTTACGTCCTTTGCAGGGTCGGGGGTCGGGGCCGGCAGGCCCTGTGCCCCGAGGGCTCACTGGCAGCAGGGCCTCCGCAGCGCCCACGCGGCCCCAGGCAATACTGTGGCAGGCGTATGCGCCCTCtggcggctgggccccgtgactGGTCAGGGAGAGCGCAGGCCCACACGTGCAGGAAGGGCAGGAAAGCAGTCCTTTTCCAGGATGCCACCATCTCCGTCTCCTGGGGGGCCTGATCACGTGTATGCGAGACACGACAGCTAACTTTCCAGGGAGCTGGACGCCAGCCCCCTGGTAGGTTTCAAAGAGGCACAAGCCCCCGGGCTGGGGCACCGGGGCACGAAGGCAGCACCACCCCAGCCTATTCCCAGCAGCAGGCGCCCGGCATTTCCCTGTGCCTGGGGTCAGGCCCGACAGCGACAGGGCCATCATCAGGGTGGGAGCCCTGGGCTGCGGCGCCCTGATCCTGGGTTGTCCCTGTTAGTACAGGGTCCCTGCTGACCCGCTTTCTCACCACCAGCCCAGACCCATCAGCTGTTTCTCTCAACCAGGAGCCAGTTAGTAAATATCTCGTTCTGGTTATTGCACAGAGAAGTGGCCACAGATGGGTAAACCAACGgacgtggctgtgttccagtcaAACCTTGTTCACAGACGAGCAGCCAGCCCTCGGGTGGTTGTTTGTTGGCCCCTGGTTTAAACCAACAGGTGGTAGAGGGGGCCACGGCCTGCTCCAAAGGGCTGTTTGTCCAGCAACCTCCAGTTTCCCCATGTGGGCgccacctccctgccccagaCACAGGTCAGAAGAAGTGggaagagagacttccctggcggtccagtggttaagacacggcgcttccattgcagggggtgcaggttcaatccccggtcagggaactaagatccctcatgctgcgcaGCACTGCCAAAAAATGGGGGGGGAAAAAAGTGGGAAGAGACAGTGAGGGCTGGACAGACCCTTCCGAGGTCCTGGAGACCGTGACTGCCCCAAGCTGGGGGGCAGCTCCACCCAGGGGGGGTCTGGGGTCTGCAGTGGAACATGGGTTGTGTCACCTGTTGCAGGTAGGGTAGCCCACTTTGGTCAGAGGGCCAGGAGAGGGGGAGGGCACAGCTGCACCCCAGGCCCTGAGTGTGTCCGTGTCGTGGACACAGGGCCCCTGAATGGGCTGCAGGGAACCTCAGGCTGGTGTCTCACTCTGGCTGCACCCCCATCCTGGGGCCCCGGTCAGGCCTGTGGCTTCCTCATCCTTGGTCAGGCCCTGTGCTCTTCTGGCTAGCTGTGTCCTGGGCAGGCCCTGGTGCACACTGGAGGGACAGCTGGGCTTGTGGGCCCCTGGGTGGTGCCCTGATCGTAGCTGGGCTTTGGGCAGCTCTGTCCCTTCCCCACGGTCTCCTCTGTCCCTGCGAGGTTTCCTGGCCCTCAAGTCTGCCCAAGTGGCGCTCTTCCTAGTATCTCATGGTTTGCCCACAAAGGGCCTTTCTGTTCCGTGGCTGACCACTTGAGCACCTGTCCATTTCAGCTCCCTCGGGCCCCTGGGGAGGCCCGCCCTGATCAGGCCTTGGTTTGATCTCACTCCTGAGGGTCCCTCGACTGCACAGCTCACTGCATCTTCTCAGCCCCTTTCCTAGGTCGGGGGTCAGGGACTTACAGGTGGCTCATCTGGCTGTAAGGTACCCACCTGGTGAAGAGCAGCCCTAGCCAGGTGTGCCCCTCCCGGGGTGCCAGGCGGGAGCCGGGGGCTGCATCAGTGAGGTCGGCAGCAGGCCCTGGGCTCCCCCAGCCCTGCGGGCAGGCTATAGGAGCCTGCGGCCGGCCCTCATTGCCACCCTGTTTGGCTTTCTCCGCTTCAGGGCAAGGAGCTGCTGGCACAGAAGCTGCCGCTGTGGCAGCAGGCCTGTGCCGACCCCAACAAGATCCCAGACCGCGCCGTGCAGCTGATGCAGCAGATGGCCAGCAGCAATGGGTCTATACTCCCCAGCGGCCTGTCGGCCTCCAAGTCCAACCTGGTCATCTCAGACCCCATTCCGGGGGCCAAGCCCCTGCCGGTGCCCCCTGAGCTGGCCCCGTTTGTGGGGGTAAGTCCTTGCTCTGGAAAGCTTtatgggggtgtggggggatggCCCCCCTTGGCACCAACGGTTGGCATCCCATAGCAGCTGGGGTGCGCCCCTGCTGGGGGCAAGGGGTTCTCCACACTGGCCTCACCCGGGCCGGGCCCTCCTGCCACACCGCCCCCATGCCGCCTCTTCCCGACAGCGGTTGTCTGCCCAGGAGAACACGCCGGTCATGAATGGCGTCTCAGGCCCCGACAACGAGGACTACAACCCCTGGGCTGACCGCAAGGCCGCCCAGCCCAAGTCCACATCTCCTCCGCAGTCTCAGAGCAAGCTGAGCGACTCCTACTCCAACACGCTTCCTGTGCGCAAGAGCGTGGCCCCCAAGAACAGCTACGCCACCAGTAAGAGCTCCGCTGGGGCCCCGGCCCTGCCCGTAGTAGTAACATCACACctgaggggaggctggggaggtcCAGAGGCTCGCAAGTGTGCATGCCTGTGTGCAGCACCCCGGGGGCCCCTTTGAGATTGCCTTCCTGGACCCTTGGGCTTGGCCAGGCTCCCCCATTAAGTGAACATGATAGGGTGGGGCAGTGTGGGGACGCCAGCAGCTCAGCTGGTGACAGGAGCAGGTGGATGACGCTGGGGAGGGCTTTGCTGACTGTGGCACAGGTTCCCGCCCTCCCACGTCTGCCGTGGTCGGCACTctccctcctgcagccccaccGGTGGCCTCGGCCCGTGAGGGTCTCCTGAGTAgcagatgggaaagctgaggctcaggcccAGAGAATTGCCCCTGCTGATGAGTGGCAGGTCAGAGGCTGAATCCACACGCACCCCAGCTCCCGGCCCTTCCGCAGTGTGAGCCACGCAGCCCTGGAGGCCTGGTAGTCGCCCATCAGGATGGACAGTCCACCTCCAGGCCCACCTGGGGCCTCCTAGCCGCTCACCATCGGGCAGCTGAGCTGACGGGAGGGTGACCGTGCCCTTACCCGCTCGGGGCAGAGATCCCCCTCACACCTGCCCTGTCGTCCCGGCAGCCGAGAACAAGACCCTGCCCCGCTCGAGCTCCATGGCAGCTGGTCTGGAGCGCAATGGCCGCATGCGGGTGAAGGCCATTTTCTCCCACGCGGCTGGGGACAACAGCACCCTACTGAGCTTCAAGGAGGGCGACTTCATCACCCTGCTGGTGCCTGAGGCCCGTGACGGTTGGCACTATGGCGAGAGCGAGAAGACCAAGATGTGAGTCCTGTGTGGGCAGTGGGAACCTCGGCCTCATGACCTGGTCCTCAGACGTCCTGATTCTGGGCTCTGGGTCCTCCTTTGAACTGATGGTCCAGGTCCCACGCTTCTGTTGGGAGGGACAGATGTAGCCGAGGGCCCCCCACCGTCCCTCACTTCCACATCCCCTGACCTAGCCCATCATCCCACGTGTGCCCTCCCAGTCAGCAGAGGCCAGCCTTCCACCCCAAAACCTTTCCGTGCATGTGAGCAGCCCTCGCGCTGGGGTTCTAGAAGTGGCCTTGAGCCGGATGGGCCGCGCCGTCACGGCTTAATTGAACGCCTGTTGCCAAGAGGCTGTGCCAACGCCTGGCTCTTGTTCAGCCAGGGCCCGCCCAGGTCAGGGGCTGTCCCGTCCCACCTGCACACTTCACACCCCACTCCACCGCCACCACCATTGTCTGCATGCGTCTGTCCGCCGGGTGAGAGACCCCTGCCCCGGGGCAGAAGCAGCCTGCCTTAGCCGGGAGGAAGATGCTGCGCGGAGCCTGGCTCTGGCCCACTGGCAGCCGCCACCCTTGAGGGGCAGCTCTGAGGAGCGGGGGCACCGGCAGGGCACCCGCATCCCCAACACCACACCTGCCTCCCCCAGGCAGCCTCTCACGTTGGTGCCGTGGTTCTGTGTGGCCAGTTGGGGCTCCGCCCAGCTGGGCCACGTGGCAGGAAACCAGCCCTGTTTGTTGAAGAAGTAAGAGCCCTGCTTGGGTCCTGGCAccttccctcacccccagcctggcTCCCGTCCGGAGCAGGGCAGTTCCGAGCTGGATGCATGCCCCGCGTGGGTGCTGCGGTCTCTTGGTCTCCCTGGAGCGCGCACACGTGCTCCCTCAGGTGCAGCCAGGTCGGGGAATGGGTGGGACTTGGCGCCGGAACGCAGAGGCCCTGGCACACTCTGACAGGGTCTGCTCTTCCAGGCGGGGCTGGTTTCCCTTCTCCTATACCCGGGTCCTGGACGGCGACGGCGGTGACAGATTGCACATGAGGTGAGCATGCCGACAGGGGCAGGTGGCCCATAGCTCTGGGAAGGGGCTGCGCCTTTGAGGCCCTAGGGTGCAGGGGTGCGGAGGTGCT contains:
- the BAIAP2 gene encoding BAR/IMD domain-containing adapter protein 2 isoform X2, whose product is MSLSRSEEMHRLTENVYKTIMEQFNPSLRNFIAMGKNYEKALAGVTYAAKGYFDALVKMGELASESQGSKELGDVLFQMAEVHRQIQNQLEEMLKSFHNELLTQLEQKVELDSRYLSAALKKYQTEQRSKGDALDKCQAELKKLRKKSQGSKNPQKYSDKELQYIDAIGNKQGELESYVSDGYKTALTEERRRFCFLVEKQCAVAKNSAAYHSKGKELLAQKLPLWQQACADPNKIPDRAVQLMQQMASSNGSILPSGLSASKSNLVISDPIPGAKPLPVPPELAPFVGRLSAQENTPVMNGVSGPDNEDYNPWADRKAAQPKSTSPPQSQSKLSDSYSNTLPVRKSVAPKNSYATTENKTLPRSSSMAAGLERNGRMRVKAIFSHAAGDNSTLLSFKEGDFITLLVPEARDGWHYGESEKTKMRGWFPFSYTRVLDGDGGDRLHMSLQQGKSSSTGNLLDKEDLALPPPDYGTSSRAFPAQTAGPFKQRPYSVAMPAFSQGLDDYGARAVSSGSGTLVSTV
- the BAIAP2 gene encoding BAR/IMD domain-containing adapter protein 2 isoform X1, with amino-acid sequence MSLSRSEEMHRLTENVYKTIMEQFNPSLRNFIAMGKNYEKALAGVTYAAKGYFDALVKMGELASESQGSKELGDVLFQMAEVHRQIQNQLEEMLKSFHNELLTQLEQKVELDSRYLSAALKKYQTEQRSKGDALDKCQAELKKLRKKSQGSKNPQKYSDKELQYIDAIGNKQGELESYVSDGYKTALTEERRRFCFLVEKQCAVAKNSAAYHSKGKELLAQKLPLWQQACADPNKIPDRAVQLMQQMASSNGSILPSGLSASKSNLVISDPIPGAKPLPVPPELAPFVGRLSAQENTPVMNGVSGPDNEDYNPWADRKAAQPKSTSPPQSQSKLSDSYSNTLPVRKSVAPKNSYATTENKTLPRSSSMAAGLERNGRMRVKAIFSHAAGDNSTLLSFKEGDFITLLVPEARDGWHYGESEKTKMRGWFPFSYTRVLDGDGGDRLHMSLQQGKSSSTGNLLDKEDLALPPPDYGTSSRAFPAQTAGPFKQRPYSVAMPAFSQGLDDYGARAVSRNPFASVQLKPTVTNDRSAPLLS